In a single window of the Candidatus Omnitrophota bacterium genome:
- the nagB gene encoding glucosamine-6-phosphate deaminase: protein MEVIVKSDYESMSKLAAEIIADVVRNKPNAVLGLATGSTPVGTYKELIRMHKEEGLDFSKVTTFNLDEYVGLPPEHDQSYRYFMNEQLFNHINVDKKNTHVPDGMADDIPAWCAWYEEQIKKAGGIDIQLLGIGGNGHIAFNEPGSSLGSRTRVKTLDEGTISDNARFFKSIDEVPRYAITMGIGTIMDAKTLVLLANKENKAKAILDTIEGPITANVPATVVQLHRDALIITDKAAASKLTRKYPSERSILTRPVAKV, encoded by the coding sequence ATGGAAGTCATTGTCAAGTCAGATTATGAGAGTATGAGCAAGCTCGCGGCCGAGATCATCGCAGACGTGGTTCGCAACAAGCCGAACGCGGTTCTGGGCCTGGCCACGGGCAGCACGCCGGTGGGCACCTACAAGGAGCTCATTCGCATGCACAAGGAGGAGGGGCTGGACTTCTCTAAGGTGACCACGTTCAACTTGGATGAGTACGTGGGCCTTCCGCCGGAGCACGATCAGAGCTACCGCTACTTCATGAACGAGCAGCTCTTTAATCACATCAATGTGGACAAGAAGAACACCCATGTGCCGGATGGCATGGCGGATGATATTCCGGCCTGGTGCGCTTGGTACGAGGAGCAGATCAAGAAGGCCGGCGGGATTGATATCCAGTTGCTCGGCATCGGCGGTAACGGTCACATCGCCTTCAATGAGCCCGGGTCTTCCCTGGGTTCCCGCACCCGTGTCAAGACGCTGGATGAGGGGACGATCTCAGACAACGCGCGCTTCTTTAAGAGCATTGATGAAGTGCCCCGGTACGCGATCACCATGGGTATCGGCACGATCATGGATGCCAAGACGCTGGTGCTTTTGGCCAACAAGGAAAACAAGGCGAAGGCCATTCTGGATACGATCGAAGGTCCGATCACGGCCAATGTTCCTGCAACGGTTGTGCAGTTGCACCGCGATGCGCTCATCATTACGGACAAGGCCGCAGCTTCTAAGCTCACCAGGAAATATCCTTCTGAGCGCAGTATCTTGACTCGTCCTGTTGCAAAGGTCTAA